The following DNA comes from Kryptolebias marmoratus isolate JLee-2015 linkage group LG23, ASM164957v2, whole genome shotgun sequence.
aatcaaattattttgacAGCCTTGACTTTAAAACCTAACATGGCTGCCTTGTACATACAAAGTGGTGCTAGCTAATGTAGGAATACAATTTATGTGCACTTATTTCAGCTTGTGTCACATTAAATCAGCTGAACACTATTCCAGTACTATAAATCACTGTAACAGAGTTCTTGGATGAACTCTGTTACAGAACATGTTCgtgtttaaactaataaaatccAGCGTAATGCTAATAAGAGCTAGCTTGAGTCTCTGAATAGCAGCTGGAACATGCTTAACCCTCCTggagccctcaaaagagagagagagagagagacaaagagaggtggagaagcccttgtaactttgggtcaatttgagcTGAATGCCACATGAAGGTTAAGTTTGATCTAACCCAGACCTGGAAGGTACCATAAGAACTTTTAGGTCTAATATCGAAGGTGAAAAATGGAATCAGTTTGTTCAAAGAACTCTTGGCAGGTGAGGTTTAAGAATATTTCCGAACGTGGACATTGGCTCACCAAATAGAAGTAGCACTGTAAAGGCACTTCCTTGTTGTCCTCATCCACAAACAGTCCTCCGATGATGTAGAGCTGGTTCTTTTGCGTCACCAGGCTGACGTGGTTACGGGGCACCTGCTCCGACATGGCGGCCAGGAAACACTCGTTCTCGTTGACGTCGTACGCCACCGCTGCCGTGTCATTGATCATCAGGATGAAGTCGCGTGTGTACATGCCATGCCTGCGGCTGTCGTTCAGGAAGCCAGGGAATGGgctgtcctcctcctcacctccttcCGCGCCGGCCCCCTCCTCACCCTCTTTCCGATTGGGTTTCTCAGGAAGTTTTCCCTTGTAGGCGTCCCTGATGGCCTGGATTATCGTCTGCAGCTCCGGGTCACTCTTCACAATCTCGTCGGTCTCCACTTTCTCCTTGAAGTACTTCTCTGGCAGCAGGCGGAAGCGGATGCAGTTGAAGGCATCCTTCAGGACCTTGAGGCGCTTGTCCTTGTCATGGCGGGCCCAGGCCATGACCGCCTCGAACACCAGCTCCTCTTTCTCCACGTTCAGCGAGTCTCCACCAATGACAGCAAAGAGTTCATGAGCTGCGAGCTTGAGGAACTCCTCATCCTTATGAAGGAGCTCAAAGCGATCGGCGATGTAGTTGCGTGCTGCTACAGCGAGCCTGGGACAGCTGAGTACCAGGCCCATTCTGAAAATGGCCATGCAGTTACCCAGGGACAGCTTCTTCTGAAGGTAGTTGACGCACACCGTGAAGACAGAAGGGATTTGGAATCTGTTGGCCACAGCAATAATATCCTGAACATTGTCGTCAGTAAGGTCAATTTCAGCAGAGTAGAGGTACTGGATAATCATGTCCAGGATGGAAGGGTTAATATCTTCCAGGACCACTTCTTTGGTGTTTTCCACCTCCTTCCCGTCCTCTGTGAAGAAGATATCCCTGAAGTAAGGACTGCAGGCGGCCATGATTAGCCGGTGGCAGGGGAAGCAGCGGTCGCCCACCTTCAAGGTGCAGTCCACGaacttgttttcattcagaagCTCTTTTAAGCCGTCTTGGAGCAGAGTGCTCTGAAACAAGCGCAGCTCCTCCTTGATGGCGTTGGGGTCCATGGTGAGTGCGGCGCGGTTACAGCAGGCAAACAATGGAGGAGGTCTACAGACAGAGGAAGGAGACGGTCGCCGAGGGTCCTTTTGGCTGTCGGTCCTGGCTGGAAAAGGCTGAGCAGAGGAAAAGTTCCCGGTGTGAAGACCGGAGCAATTTAATCCTGCCCACTCTAAATATAGCTCCTGCTGCCCCCTTCACTGGAATCTCACTGGGCCAGGTCTCAGAACAGCACAAGTCCAGGCCATAGCAGCTGCCATCACAGACTGAAAGAAGCAACTGGGCGCTATGGCTGGAGGCATGCCACCATGATTCAGCTAACAGTAAAGACAATGCTGTCAAGCCCCTGAATAGCTCACTACGAAGTAGGAAGATACTCACAGCAGTCAGTGTCATATTTAGAAATACCTACGCTTtatacattcattcattttccatACCCAAGTTAACCTGTCTGTTTTAGTCCGGGGAGGCCTTGTTGCTGTGAAGAGACAGCTAACCATCACACCCCAGCCTGCCTTACTTTGATctatttttgagttttactGACTCGTACGACCCATACACCAGTTCACATTTTTGTAGTCGTAGTCCAGCACTCCAAAAAGTCCTGAGCTGTggctttttgtagcttttaactTGGAGCCTATACGATGGAGATCGTATGCAGTTAAATAGTAATGATTATATGTAACATAAATGCTGTTTATATAGCTTAAACAGTGGCTCATTAGTGTCATATGAAGTACTTTGGAGTTTGTTAAAAGTTCAAAAGATACCGCAGTTTCAGCATGTGTTTTTGATGCTAATAAATAATCCAGATAACCATAAGTTTTTACTTCTAAGAAGGAAATTCAGCTCTAACGTTAATATTTTTCTTGGCAAATGAAAGAAGCAGTTGTCACTTTAAACGCTGGTGATGATAAAGTTCAGCTGATTATGAGACCAGTTCTGGAAATGTTGTACTGCTTATCTCATGCGcccattgttttcttttttaactaacACCGGAGAGCACAAAGACTCACGGAGCTAAAATTGGACCTGAAAAGTTTCGAGAGCAGCAGCTGTGTGTAAAAGCAGGTGAGAGCCACACATCAGCCACGATCAGCATggctttatgtgtgtgtgtgtgtgtgtgtgtgtgtgtgtattatatTACAGCTGAAAGGTTGAATATGTGTTGTTGTAGCTTAATAAGTGACAAAGTCTTGCCCTGGATTAAAACACCTAAATCCATCTGAGTCATTTGAGGGCTAGAAAGAttgaataaatgttatttttatttgtttaaaaaaagaagaagtttctGGACGCTTGAAGCTACATTTGGTTTTCTGAACTGGTGAGGTAGCGATGAATGATGTGTCTGGATCAATAGCAGCGTGTGGGATTCAGTCGGATAAAGTTTGAGTGCAGAGTGAGGTAACATTTCTCCTGTGGGCAGCACTAAAGATAGATCAGACTACTTGTCGAGGAGTTTCTCTAAAGTGCAATTTAAgcagaaggggggggggaagctCTGTTACGACCTTAAAGCTACAGTGAATTTTAGGCAAAAGTTGGAATGTTTTATCCAGTTGCGCAGTAAATTTTAGACTGAAAATGTTGAAGGACAGAaaattttaaaggattttattgtatgtataaaacaacataaattacttttacttaataattaaaagaaaacagaaatttaaatgttttgaaaagataACAGGGGCGCCACTAAGAGGGGGGCCCGAGGGGGCAATGGCCACCCCCTATAAGTTTACTGCCCCCCCTTGGCCAGACAGTTTTATATGTGAGGAGAGGAGCTTCAGTACATAACTGTGCTGCCATTAGTAATatcaaatgtaaagtaaaaatcGAAAGTAGACTTTCCTAAAATCAtacattaaagtatttttcaaatCCTACATTGTAGGATGTAATAAATCCTGGACTTTACAACTTCTTGCCGCAGCAGAATGGAGTTTATCACAAACAAATTGCTGGTGTTTCACTCTAAGTATTCGATTTGGACTCAAAAAGATACggaggaggacaggaaaaaCAGACAGCAGGGAAAAATGTTGAATACAGAAATATGCTTTGATTAAGTGAAGCTACTAAGAAGTTTATNGGGGGGGGGGGTGAATTggtcaagtttttatttaaagttataaacacattttatgtttgaaggGTTAAGAAAACAGGAATCAGCGTCAGTTTAGccactttcagcttctagctaccattttgctactttgagctacgatttatgttactttttggcttttatgtagtttataaaaatcttttaaccagtgttctgcttcttttagctcctgGCCTCCCATTAACACGAAGAGGTCTTGTGTTTTTAGAGATAATCACAATGTTAAAAGGAgttaaaactttattgtcaCAAGTTTTTGGAACATTTTGGAATGATTACACCTGTTCACAATCATTTGCTTGAAACAACGTTCATTTTTCTACCTTAATATTAGCCCTAATTTGTCCTTGTGTAAACTTTTTTAATAGACCttgaaagaaacaagaaattaTTGGCGCAAACATGTCTGCATTTAAATACCATTTGAAGTAAATGGAAAATATATTATGCTtgctttattattatcatttgttacttttaatattcaagaaaaaaatgctcACTTTATTCTTGGTTCTTTATTTTATAAGCACATGTCAGGTACAACCTTAAAATTTAGTccacttgttccttgtagctcatttacatcaagaaatctgaaaataaatctgcttccTTTCCAGTGACACTCCATGTCACAGTTAGTTACCGTTAATCGTGTATAACGAAGGGAAGGCCTTTTCAAACAGGAATTAGGATGAGATTTATCGAACTGGTTTACGTTGTTTGAGAAGTACACAGTACAGTGTGTATTTCTGCAATCAGTACATCTGAGTACCATAATACTAGATGACATCTGGAGGGGGGCCCAGTAGGGGCCAGTGAGTGCAACTCTCCATCAGatcaaagtaaacaaacaaacaaaacaaaaaaatcacattgttttatttaagaaatcTGAAATAAACTCACATTCAGATGTATAAAGTGATTCCattaaatcacacaaaaaccaTATCGTTACTGTGAatacagcactgtgcaaaaatcCTGAGCCACCCCACATTCTCCTGGTTTTATGCATCCAAGGAGTCAGACTTTCCTGTAATTATACTTATCCAGCTTTCAGTAATTAgttctttttcactcattttcagtccagtagCTGACCACTCATAGTTTTGGTGGTTGTTTTTTAAGCCACTGAACCCTGACTTATGACTCATAAGGgcaaaaaaagactgaaaaactcAAGGGGTGAGCCAGTTGAGTTTTTCAGTCGAGTCATAACGGACAAGTTAGTATAGagaccattttaaaaatggatatttaggctcttttttttaaatcagcctgtacaaaataaatcccaattttattagaaaaatgtatgaaaaacacagtataatatttatttatgcaacaAGAGTGATtctaaattagtttaaaaaaatataaaaaattggCATATCTCAGTATTAGAAGTGTAATGGAACTCATAAATCACGGCTTGGTAAAAACCCATTAAAGTTACAGTTTGGCACAACTGAACAAAAGccaaatcttctttttttgtcttattttaaacagacaataactATCCTTGAAGCAGACAGAAGAACAAACCACCCTTGCTAGTGAGGATAAAGTGGTTTAAAGTATGCCAAATATGATCCTTCTGGCTTTCCATATGTCCACCTCTCACTCTCCACTGCTGCTCTGGATTACCGAGaaacgtcttttttttctgaacattgTTCTTGCTTTGCATTGGTGTTGGGTGCTTTAAAAAGGATATTCCACTATTTCTTGTCTGCTGTGGCAGTGAgcaaaaggcaaacaaacaaacaaaaacttggaTTCTTTGTTTGACTGCATGTATGAGTCGGTGGCGTTTGTACTGTGACCGTTCGGTACTAATTCCTGTATTATTACACCCCTACTCAGCATGGTGAGCAGCGTGTCCTCAAATGTCCAACAAACTGGACAAGCAAAggaccaaaaaaagaaagagttgtGTTTGGTTAAAAAGTCTAAAGCAGAATCTGAGTGTCTGAACAGTCTCTAAAAGTTACAACTTTAAGTAAAGACTAGAAATAGAGCCAAGAGCTCCTTCAGCCCATCATTTACTGTATGTCCAGTTTTCAGCCAGTAGCTCTGTAGGAATTGACTccagatatattttttaaagttttgacgAGAAAaactaagatttaaaaaaaaagatactttcCAAAACTGAGATTTTTGGTGGATCCGTGTGGACTTGAAATGCGGAGCTTTTCAGAAATGGTGACTTGGCAATTCCACCAATTTGtgtccaaaacaacaatgggGCAGTTTTTTACCTGTATTCTTCTCCTGTCTCCctttatcctgatcctgttgACATTGAACTTTAATAGTGTGTCAAAATGGTTAATATCTGAGAGGAAATTGAAACAAGAATTGTTTTGGGAAACCTTTAGCTGAGCtgaattttctttctctgcacTTTAATGTGTCGCTAAAGTAACCATTCTCGACCCCTAGTAGTGCATCATGGGTATTTCACCATTTGTTAGAATAGTTAGGGTAAAACttgttaaataaacacagaaaataaaatgtaattaatgtCTGTTActgcataatttaaaaaaatatccaaatataATCtgaaaagattacaaaaaagtctggctgcttgaaagaaaagtggaaagaaatgaggCATGACTCATGACTTTGTCACAGTACtgaatataaaactaaaacaaggagTTTATTGATATAAGTAATGAGACTTTATCTCTGCTGTGTTACTGTATTCATAGCTaccgtttgttttgtttttgccatatTGATTTACAGATGTCTTTTATTAGAGCTATTATTCATGTTGCACATGTAGTCCATCTTATCTCCTCGGTGGTTTCTGCGTGTGAGGAAAACTGTCAGAAGCtgtaaagtaaagaaaaagccGGCTCACTAAAAGAGAGCTCATCTGTATTCCTGAGTAGAAATAATCAAGGCTCCCCAGCTTTCCTTAAAAACAGAAGCGTCTCAAATTTCTCTTTCCACtgtaattagaaaaagactAGTTTTACAAGAAGTCCTGGAGGAGGGGACACGAAGACtgtcattaaaacacacacgaACATGTAACATCCTGAGGATTATTAATAAACTTTCCATATTGGTGCCTGGTTTTAGCTGCCCCTCCTTGAAGTGTCCACAGCAGATGCCTTCACTCAGCCtcctgaagaaacaaaataaagttactACCTCCAGGAAATAATGAAGGACAttgataaaaactgaagaacacGACGAAGCGTACCTGTGGCTCTGGCTGCCACACACGTCGTCTTGCACTCGTCCTTGGTGTCGAAGCGGTTCTTGTTGCCACCGCAGCCCCCGTACCAGAACTGAGCGCAGGCGTTGGCCTGCTTGTCGTAGTACCAGCGGATGTTGTAATCTCGACACGTGCCCTGGTCCAGAACCAAGCCACAGCGAGGGTCCGAGGGTATGGTCTCTGCAGCAAAAATATGGgcacgggggaaaaaaaaaaaaaaacaagaacgtaagaacacacacaaataatacATTACCGCTCCTCAACGGGCTCTCAGGAAGGAGCCGGTTCCACAGTAATAGCCACACTTCTTCAAAAATAATTGGCCTCGCTGTTCCTTGCTTCGCTGCACACATAGCGTGAAGGCTACATCAAGGAAAGCTGTGTCCTCGCCGCCACCGGCTCACTAAACACACCGGACTGACACTTTACCACAGATTGTCATCATGTGACATTCGCGGCAGGAGCTCCGGCTCTGATTTGGACCAATGTTATTAGCAGTTGCTGCTGTGGGCACACTCTCCTCCACTTCAGGTCGGTCTAATGCAGATTAAAGTGCGACTCCATTAAAAGTCCATTAAACAACTTTACCTCTCAGAGAACTAACATTCAGAAACTAATCTGAAGAAGAAAGTTCTGATCTCCGTTTCCACAGGAGGGCTAAaaccttacaaaaaaaataatcaggtGCTCTAAGATGCAACAGAAACTTCAATTTGATGCCAGAGAGAGGTGGTGACAAGAAATTAGGCCTAATCCCGTTTCCTAGTGTTACACCTCCCTCTGGGTCCTAATTCAAAGTCTCAATGGACAgcagttaaaatattttgtgacatgaaatgctacaaaaaaaaaaaagctgatatgCCACCAATTTTGTTGATTCCTTTTATGTAAACCATCAATATATGCCCATATAAGGAGTGTAACTACTTATCTAGTTTGGTATACATCAGTTTTTATGCTTGTTAAGAAAGTTTGACAAAGATACCAAATGtgtaatacaataaaaacacacaagactAGACACTACAATAGTTGCTGaggcaacaaaatatttttgatgaAGAAAATACTTagatttgtgatttttcttgtCCCCCTTGTTTCAAAGCATGCCCTGAAAATAGCCTGAAAAATGTATTagactcaaacataaaaactaaaataaatgattcCAATAACTGTAGCAGATAATGGTAAATAATTAGGCTCCTAGGCCGAGTTTAGTCTTTTCTGTAGGTATCCATGCTGGCAGTAACTTAAGGAGCCCAggtagcacctaccaagatggcggcaTGACTTCTCACCCTATTAGCATACACTGTATTGTGGTCAGCCATTCCTTTACTCCCCTCTCGTCCTCCCCCATACATtaccaaaataattaaattcccCACCCCTGACCACCCTGCCTGACGTGAaggtaattattattatttttttttttcaggagggGTCCACCTGAgaacagtgttttatgaaaatgCAAAAGTTGTTTGATCgtttcagccttgtgtccacatgcaaacaattttttaagagcccaaaaattaaaaagaaaacaaacaaaaaaatgtaaatcaacTTATGCATTTTTATGTAGATGGCCAAAAatcaaccttttgaaaacaatgacatCATAACCCCGTGTCTAATATGATCTTTGACATAACAGCAGTAATAGTAGTTAACATCCTTATGTCTGTTGCCTTGTTTCCTATTTTTGGAGTGTTTTCATGGCAGCGCCACAATACCACCTACACTGTGtagctacttttttttgtccttatctgtgtttttgtctgaatgaaGACATTTCCAGAAAAACTGCCAAGCTTACCAGGATATTTTTAGAcacaagttttttgtttcttgcccAGTCTTTCCCAGCAAGGATCGTTTTTGCCCACCCTTCTGAGCTGAGCTCACtcagaaaataacaaattgCTAAGAATTTATGTCTTTCAGCAATTGAATAATTCctaaaattactgtttttatcttgcCAAGCTGATGGTCACAGATTAGAATATGGTGCTTGGCAGGAATAGATCTGGATGTTTTTATCAATCTTTTTAAGGTAAGCTCTCTTTGTATGGTGATTACTAACAAAATTCTAAGCACTGAAGCTGTTTGTTGGTGAAAATACTGGCTGCTAACACTGAAGGACATGGCTGGTCAAGTGGCAAGACCTCCTAAAGGTCTTAAATCATTTGAAGAGACTGTTTTGATGCATCATCCTTTTCTCTAGGACATGaattgaatcttttttttgttgttttacttccaCGATATAAACACATATGGAGTCTAGGCTCATTGCACAAGCTTCTGTTTTCTGAGGGACAAGTTTCTGGAAATGCTCcaactgaggttattcaaagtTCTATTTACTACAGGTGACAAATTATTTCTTCATGACATTTCCATGCTTcgaaacatctgaactatcccttttagTAAAATGCTACAAgtataaaaacaggaatttaacagatttttgGTACCTTTGGGCAGGGATGGTCTGCGTACAGGTACATTCTGCACAGATCCCCCTGAAGTTGATGTGGTGATAATTATAGAGGATGACGAGGACGATGAAGAGGAGCCTCTGCTACTGGATGAGTCCTCTCTGGCAGGAGAGAGAGGTTTTTTGTCGCCCGAGGTGTCGCGGTCAAATGTGTCCCCACGTTGAGTTCCTGAGCTGGTCGTCTCTGTGTTTGCACTCTGGTCTTTTCCTCCCTGCTGAGGATAAATGATGCTTAGGAGGAGTT
Coding sequences within:
- the LOC108245696 gene encoding kelch-like protein 41b: MDPNAIKEELRLFQSTLLQDGLKELLNENKFVDCTLKVGDRCFPCHRLIMAACSPYFRDIFFTEDGKEVENTKEVVLEDINPSILDMIIQYLYSAEIDLTDDNVQDIIAVANRFQIPSVFTVCVNYLQKKLSLGNCMAIFRMGLVLSCPRLAVAARNYIADRFELLHKDEEFLKLAAHELFAVIGGDSLNVEKEELVFEAVMAWARHDKDKRLKVLKDAFNCIRFRLLPEKYFKEKVETDEIVKSDPELQTIIQAIRDAYKGKLPEKPNRKEGEEGAGAEGGEEEDSPFPGFLNDSRRHGMYTRDFILMINDTAAVAYDVNENECFLAAMSEQVPRNHVSLVTQKNQLYIIGGLFVDEDNKEVPLQCYFYLFDPLTSEWVALPPMPSPRCLFNIGESENLLFAVAGKDLQTNESLDTVMCFDINKMKWSETKKLPLKIHGHSVVSYRGMVYCIGGKTDDNKALNKMFAYNHKQSEWRELAAMKTPRAMFGAIIHHNKIVVAGGVNQEGLTATCEAYDFTTNKWEPFTEFPQERSSVNLVSSGGLMYAVGGFTMVQTENKEVAPTEVTDVWQYEDDKKQWSGMLREMRYASGSTCVSMRLNAARMPKL